AAGACACTTTTGTGGCTTATTGGACATAAAGACGAGCGTgtaaaaaaaggttaataaaGAGGGCAACACAGACTAAATGCACCAAGTGGCTTCTGTTGGTTCGGACAAACTGGAGCAGACAAACAGTCTGACCTTCAAACACCTGAATCACAGGgtttttacatttcatgcaTCAGCAACTACAGAGGGTGGGATAAGAAAGTTTGCCCTTTCTCCCTTCTTTAAAGACAGACAACCAAAAAAGTTCAAAGGCTGATGAATAATACAAATTTGCGATGACTACAGACGCAAGGAATATATGTTTTCAAGCATACGCAGAATGAGAAGATTAAAAACAGCTCAGTCCGATGTGGGAGGCTGctctaaaaaaaagttctgcacCTCCAACAAACAGTCTACCTAGGAGGAGTTCAGTGAGGAGGGGGAGCCGGGGATGCTCTAAGGACTCAGGACGAGGAAGAAACTGCAACTTGAGCTGTAGGGGAGGGAATGGTGGTGGCGAGGTTGTAGGTTGAGTTCGGAGAAGATGCCTGAGGCGAGGCTAAAGGGCTGTAGATGGGTCTGGCAGAGACGGGGGAAGAAGGGGAGTGTGGAGCAGCTGTGGCCGTCGTCGGAGAGTCCGAGCTAACCTCGTCCCCCTCTTCTGAGTCCCACACTTCGCTCTGCAGGTAGTCTGCGAATAAGGCCTTGGCTCGCTGCAGCACCCTGCTCAGGTTGTGGCGCCGCACAAGGCGATCAAAGTGCATGGCCAGCTCGTTGTAATCCAAGCTGTTCTTGATGATGTGGTCTCGGTGCTCCAGCAGGATGGACAGGCACAGGAACAGCATGAAGGGGTTTCCTTTGCCGAACTCCTGAGGAGGCGGCAGGGAGCACGGTTTGATGCTGGTGGTCTCGGCTTTCAAGGAGCCGGGCGTGTTAGCTGCTGTGCTGGGGGTTTTGTTGCCAGGTGAAGGGAGATTGCTGGAAGATAACCTGTTGCCAGACAGCGACGGGCCTCTTCCAAAGGACAGAATGGGCGAGGAGAGTAGGGAGCGACTCTGAGTGTGGGAGGGAGAGGCAACAGATGATTTTAGAGTGGGGGTCGTGGGCGAGTTAATCCCTGTGCTGCCGAGCACCTGGGCAGAGGAGGTCAAGACTTTCTGGACAGTTCTCGCGAAGGCCTCTCTTCCAGTGGACAGGGATGGGGATGTGGATTTGGGAGGAGAGTCTGGAGAAGCGCCCGGCCAGCTGGAGGGTGAAGCTGAAGACGTGGGGGAGGCAGAGGGGCCTGCTTTCCAGATCGGAAGGCCATTAGGAAGCAGAGGCGGGGAGGACATTGGAGAGAGACCGTTTTCACAGTTCTTTATGAGAGGTGTTCTCTCTCCTGGGTCCTCCTCGCTGTCCACTGTGGACTGACGACTTTGGATGCTCGTGGAGGACTTTGAGACCACCATGTCCCGTGGCTGCTCAGCGTCCTCCATATCAAAGCTATCCTCGTTTCGAGCTGTGTAGTATTTAAACTCTCCGAAACTAGTCTGCCTCTCAAAGGGAACGGCCTGCATGTCTGGTTGTTCCATGTTCACTCGAGGGGTAGGACACTCGCTGCCCTCGCTTCCCTTCTCAGTTCCTTTTTCTTCTGAGACATTATTCCTGCTCATATCTGGTTCTTCTCTTGAAGGCCTCAGCATGTGTCGTCTACGCTGCTTCTCCTTTTGTTCCTTATCTTCTCTGAGGAAATTCTCCACAGCCTTGTTCTTGTCTCTGCAGGATATTGTTTCCTCGGCCTCCTGCGGCGATCCCAGAAGCTCCACCTCGGTTTCAGGGGGATCTGGAGGCAGGGAGCTCCAGGTCACCTCGAGCATCCTCAAGGCATCGTCGAACGCAaactctctcttcagctctagGAGCAGCCAGCGGTAGCAGAAGAAGAGGTCGTCTGCTCCTTTGGACACCAGGTAAGAGTAGAACTCTGGATCCGAGTACTGCAGAAGAAGCTTCAGATGCTGAAACTTCACGGACATGAGCTGACCGTCCGGACGAAAGTTCCCCTCCAGACGTTTCATGATGCCACAAAAGCAGATGAATGCGTGGGCCTCATTGTCCATTACAGCAAGTATAGGTGAGGCGATGTCACTCATGCCCTGACAGTACgagatctgaaaaacaacacagccacacaaagttacagaggtCTGAAGTttacatataataataataataataataataataataataagaccTAATGTGACTGCAGATGAGATCTAAAAGGGTTAAAGAGATTCAGAAGGATGATATGGAAAAACATCTTTGGATTATATTAATAGCTACTTCATTTTAAGGCTGCAGATCTTCTTGCTTTGAACTACGTGTTTGTGAAACTATGACAGATGCCAGGCGTTCCCTGCGTCTGTTTGGAGTGTTGGTGGTGCACAACCCTAAAAAAATTAAGGAAGTTGCACCACTGTCTCTTTACTATCCGGACCTTTTacggttttatttttattttattattagtcattttttttctttctaaatcttaatttaattatctATTTTCTCTTCGtaccttttctttggatttttattttattttatgttgaatgtattcttgtatgtttaaaaaattatatataaaaatgtgccaggatgaacaaaactgtgatgaaatatgacaacttgtaatgtagttaaacagcctgcaataaagtatattaaaataagaataataatataGTATGTAACCTCCTTGAGTGTTTATAGTTTACATCCAACTGGTAGTTGCATCCAGCCAGTGTGAACAATTACATTCAACATCCAGTTGAGTACGCACATACAAGGTTAAAAAGCAGGTATATCCCCGACCTAATCCTAACACATCCCTACACACCTGTGGATGTGTGATGGCAAATGTGGTGAGCAGATCTGTGAGGGCCGTCAGGTGTGGACTGTCCTCTGAGCCGGCGTAGTACGGATGAGCCCGGTCGGTCCTCAGGACGTCTTTGAGAACGTTACCGCGGATGAACTCGAGGTCCTCGCCGCTGACCCGCGCCGTCCACTCCCTCTTCAGCTGGTCGTACTCCCGCGTCTTCCTCTTCATGTAGTCCATTCTCTCCTGTCCACTCAGGCCGTCGGGGTAGACGTTCAAGAGGTACCGCCACACCacctgacagcagcagcagcaacacagaAGTTAATCAACAGTTTGTTCACTAcagtgggaggagagagtggggtatgacATGTAGCAAATTAAGCAAATTAAGCCttattttgctctttttatcttcttgttaaaataaatcatgagaCGTGGGCCTATTTTTCATAAACTTCTTTACAAACAGACTTATTTTTGGAAGCAGGTCCCTCCTCCTGCCGGTCTAAGAGAAAATGCAGCTTTAAGGCATTTCCTTATTAACGTCCATTTCTAGGCAAGGCCAggcaaagtgcttcacacaagaaaTCAAAAGCaccatgacagaggaaagaaaagaaacattaaaatagaaaatttaaaaatgattaaatctgaaaatatgttcaaataaaaataattcaaatgcaattaatataaataaatgaagtaaaaatataaaaagagttaaaagttacagtgcagagttagagtttaaaatcttattaaaattgtgAAAGGTTTAATTTCTAACTAAAAGTCCATGAACTGACATCAAACTCTGTTTATTTGAGAGCCTGCAGAACCTCAGATTCACGTCATGTAATGTAATGCTGGTAAAACAAACACCGGCGCGGCACCTTGCGCAGTGAAGGATCCACGCCGCCGTGGTAGATCCTCAGTCTGAGCTCCTCGGGCCGCGTCAGCTGACCCTGTCCGTTCATGTAACTATGAAACTCTGCGTCGCTCAGAGGGGGTTTGAAAGGTCTGATCTCCTCCCCGTACGTCCAGCTGAACGCCTGCTGCACTTTGGTCAGGGTCCGCCCCACCTGAAGATGAGAgaaacagagtgtgtgagaaaAACTCCTGACTCGAAGACGGTTAAAGAGACTTTATGATGACGAGGACAGAACGGGGGACGAACCTGAGAGAGTAGAGACTGTGTGAACGGAAGAGCTGCAGATGCCAAAGACCTGGTCCTCTCTGCaaggagctgctcagagccAATCACATCTTTGGGGCTGATGATGTCCCAGTCCTCCATGACAGGACCTGCAGGTGATTGGACAACGGCACATTGAACAATCATTGACCTGTCTTGAGCTCCCAACATGAAAGAGGCGTTTAACTCATTTCTAAAGATATTAAGAGATTCCTTCTTTATGCACTTCTGACGTCTTATaaatcactctctctcttgactTATTATTTTACAAAGtcacactttatttattttcattataaaaTCCTCACACTTTAAACGGCGTTAATCCCGGCTTGCTGAGacgtctgaaataaaaaaaaatatctttgcaGCTTTTGTGCAGCGCACATTCAAGACACTGCTCTCCTGGATACACAATCCAAACGTCTTGTAGTTCTATTTATGGCACTGTGTTCCTCTCTTCTAAGACATCCCACTCAATACAGGGAAAATGTTGTGTCCTAAAACAGAAACCACTTTCAAACCACACAGCGGCTCAATCTCGAGTCCACTTTGAAATGATCtgctctgctttttttctgGTCGTTAAGACtttttgatttcagtttttccactgaaaaacaaatcagaaccTTCACATCTAAGACGTAGAGATTGATCTAAATTTTGTAGTGCATGTCTGCtacctctgtctgtctctacgttgtgtattttctttaaatgtgaccTCTTTGAGGAACATCTGCTTTCAGTCATATATACcgcaagaaacacagaaaaatgtatgaacgggttttgtgttttgttgttttggggATAAATTGGTGTTCTTACTGTCTTCTGACGGCTTGATGTCCATCTTGAGCTGCAGATGTGGTttggctgcagagagaaaagcGACATCCAAATCCCGGTCGGACAGCAGAGGCAGATACATTTCAGCTCCGCTCTGGTCCCGAGAAAGGTAACTGATCCCGAAATTCCGCTTCCTggttggagaagaaaaaaaaaaaggaaagaaaatgctGACACCCACAGAGTGAAGCTCTCATTGGGGACAAACTCAGAAAGCCTTTGTGTCTTTACTGACCCGTTCAGATCAAACGCTCTGATGAGGATGTGCTGCAGGACCTCCAGGGAAGTTATCTGAGGGTCGACAGCGAAGGAGCGAAACTCCACAGGCAGCACGCCATCGCATTTCTGAAAAACACATACAGCACCAACACcaaataattagaaaacaatAAAGATTCTGTCAGAAAGACGTGGACAGTATCTCAGTTTTAtattaatcaatcaataacACCAATAATCTGCTGTATTGGTACAGAGTGGCCTTGCATTGTTTCAGGTACTTTTTCAATTAGTGTCTGTAAGTGATGCATGGTTAAAAACTGTTCTTGGCTGACTTTAAAGTATCAAAAACTTCTTTGAGGAGGAATATTTATCGTGATTTTGCAAGAAGATGCTATAGCTGCTGCCACTTTTATTCCTGTGCTGG
This region of Labrus bergylta chromosome 12, fLabBer1.1, whole genome shotgun sequence genomic DNA includes:
- the tbc1d25 gene encoding TBC1 domain family member 25, which encodes MAGEEERGVVRVKVKKCDGVLPVEFRSFAVDPQITSLEVLQHILIRAFDLNGKRNFGISYLSRDQSGAEMYLPLLSDRDLDVAFLSAAKPHLQLKMDIKPSEDSPVMEDWDIISPKDVIGSEQLLAERTRSLASAALPFTQSLLSQVGRTLTKVQQAFSWTYGEEIRPFKPPLSDAEFHSYMNGQGQLTRPEELRLRIYHGGVDPSLRKVVWRYLLNVYPDGLSGQERMDYMKRKTREYDQLKREWTARVSGEDLEFIRGNVLKDVLRTDRAHPYYAGSEDSPHLTALTDLLTTFAITHPQISYCQGMSDIASPILAVMDNEAHAFICFCGIMKRLEGNFRPDGQLMSVKFQHLKLLLQYSDPEFYSYLVSKGADDLFFCYRWLLLELKREFAFDDALRMLEVTWSSLPPDPPETEVELLGSPQEAEETISCRDKNKAVENFLREDKEQKEKQRRRHMLRPSREEPDMSRNNVSEEKGTEKGSEGSECPTPRVNMEQPDMQAVPFERQTSFGEFKYYTARNEDSFDMEDAEQPRDMVVSKSSTSIQSRQSTVDSEEDPGERTPLIKNCENGLSPMSSPPLLPNGLPIWKAGPSASPTSSASPSSWPGASPDSPPKSTSPSLSTGREAFARTVQKVLTSSAQVLGSTGINSPTTPTLKSSVASPSHTQSRSLLSSPILSFGRGPSLSGNRLSSSNLPSPGNKTPSTAANTPGSLKAETTSIKPCSLPPPQEFGKGNPFMLFLCLSILLEHRDHIIKNSLDYNELAMHFDRLVRRHNLSRVLQRAKALFADYLQSEVWDSEEGDEVSSDSPTTATAAPHSPSSPVSARPIYSPLASPQASSPNSTYNLATTIPSPTAQVAVSSSS